In the genome of Achromobacter sp. MFA1 R4, the window TGATGTCGACCATGATCTGGCCATCGCCCGTCAGGGTGTTGGGCGCGGCAAACGCCACGCGCGGCTGGATCGCCTTCATGCGCTCATCGAAGTTGTCGATGTCGATGCTGAGGAACTTGCGTTCGCCAACGGCGGGCAATGCCTCGATCGGCTTGCCCGACAGGTCCGCCAGGACGCCCATCACGAAAGGCAGCTCGACCTTGCGCTCGGATCCGTAGATCTCGACGTCATATTCGATCTGGACCCGGGGTGCGCGATTGCGCGAAATGAACTTCTGTGAACTATTGGAAACCGCCATGTTTT includes:
- the tssB gene encoding type VI secretion system contractile sheath small subunit; the encoded protein is MAVSNSSQKFISRNRAPRVQIEYDVEIYGSERKVELPFVMGVLADLSGKPIEALPAVGERKFLSIDIDNFDERMKAIQPRVAFAAPNTLTGDGQIMVDITFESMDDFSPAAIARKVEPLSKLLEARTQLANLQTYMDGKAGAETLINQVLSDPALLQTLAKTPKPQARTEAPEEAEAD